Proteins co-encoded in one Lasioglossum baleicum chromosome 14, iyLasBale1, whole genome shotgun sequence genomic window:
- the LOC143215768 gene encoding uncharacterized protein LOC143215768, translating into MGDNNLKHEQNVGTVLFEKTDAGKQCWTSEEFILLHSRRMFQDLLPKVNVLNYEDDRYIALLMDYFHICLESVRKLSIGKTKHLMLKALADTMGGYLQVYILPLTRHSYYAGNIKYRNARKLFELYEELKLFLRTNGAGWLKPSMEKPQMKILPIVVTQPKTSSACEGIIISPSSNDNNREIHHSAFKKTKRHASKRKSSKNIKRGSAKREESITIPLPFLDDDAEPNSIALPFTKNSLQSLCTEESAFVLVKYYVASVKCIESKSTTKTKLKTFNQEFFNWLQQSVEPHLDDEKWYPGFGGVLRVISTLKESGVETGPGEIRKSAAHYPMPQMGDQPTAESEGAEPPLYKDGNIGIMLGTTELISIAVVSALLVWLLVGLSLVCYRYLTKHSEECGPCEPQKPPVDVLYKNKEYCQNETCKPQAPRQRLIDKLREFWRRKLGKCRGSCNDGFTDEETCLAAISYTSKDTVDVRNSGRSYQKKKYSKSVSANFSSFRKERVPIKNMCYSSDGSLTTNTESPGKPR; encoded by the exons ATGGGTGATAACAATTTAAAGCATGAACAAAATGTCGGCACGGTGTTGTTCGAGAAAACCGACGCCGGTAAGCAGTGCTGGACCTCGGAGGAGTTTATTTTGTTACATAGCAGACGGATGTTTCAAGATTTACTGCCAAAG GTTAATGTCCTGAATTACGAGGACGATCGGTACATCGCTCTGCTGATGGATTACTTTCACATTTGTTTGGAGAGCGTGCGCAAGCTGTCGATCGGAAAAACGAAACACCTGATGCTGAAAGCCCTGGCTGATACTATGGGAGGCTACTTGCAAGTTTATATCCTGCCCCTTACCAGACACTCCTATTACGCCGGGAACATAAAGTATCGGAACGCGAGGAAGCTCTTCGAGCTGTACGAGGAGCTGAAGCTTTTCCTACGAACGAACGGAGCCGGCTGGCTCAAGCCCTCCATGGAAAAACCGCAGATGAAAATTCTGCCGATCGTCGTTACGCAGCCGAAAACGTCTTCTGCGTGCGAGGGCATCATCATCTCACCCTCGT CTAACGATAACAATCGGGAGATCCATCATTCAGCGTTCAAAAAGACGAAGAGGCACGCGTCGAAGCGCAAATCATCCAAAAACATCAAACGAG GATCTGCAAAGAGAGAAGAATCGATCACCATTCCCCTTCCCTTTTTGGACGACGACGCCGAGCCAAACAG TATCGCGTTACCGTTCACGAAAAATAGTCTGCAGTCGTTGTGCACTGAAGAGTCGGCGTTCGTGCTGGTGAAGTACTATGTAGCGAGCGTGAAGTGTATCGAGTCGAAATCGACCACGAAAACAAAGCTGAAAACGTTCAACCAGGAGTTTTTCAATTGGCTGCAGCAATCC GTAGAGCCCCACCTGGATGACGAGAAATGGTACCCAGGCTTTGGAGGCGTCCTGAGGGTAATTTCTACGCTGAAGGAATCAG GAGTGGAAACCGGTCCTGGGGAGATCAGAAAAAGCGCTGCCCATTACCCGATGCCCCAAATGGGAGATCAACCAACTGCCGAGTCGGAGGGAGCCGAGCCACCGCTTTACAAAG ACGGGAACATCGGGATCATGTTAGGCACCACAGAACTGATATCGATTGCTGTAGTGAGCGCGCTGCTGGTGTGGTTGCTGGTCGGTCTGAGCCTGGTGTGCTACAGATATCTCACGAAACACTCGGAAGAGTGCGGTCCCTGCGAGCCACAGAAGCCACC CGttgatgttttatataaaaataaagaatattgtcAGAATGAAACTTGCAAACCGCAAGCACCACGGCAACGTTTGATCGACAAATTGAGGGAGTTCTGGAGAAGAAAATTAGGCAAATGCCGTGGCTCTTGCAATGATGGCTTCACCGATGAGGAAACATGTTTAGCAGCTATAAGTTATACTAGTAAAGACACGGTTGATGTTCGCAACAGTGGCAGAAGTTACCA GAAGAAAAAGTACTCCAAATCAGTGTCAGCAAACTTCTCAAGCTTCCGGAAAGAACGCGTGCCAATCAAA AATATGTGCTACAGCTCCGATGGCTCGTTAACTACCAACACTGAGAGCCCTGGCAAACCGAGATAA
- the Spt5 gene encoding transcription elongation factor subunit Spt5, with translation MRSASRSRSPSRSRSRSSSRSRSRSRSRSRSASSSEDGRGDETEEARSGDEELEAVEADEEPEVEPEEEPEGEDLDGSSEYDEEEEEEDDDRPRKKKKKDKYGGFIIDEAEVDDEVEDDDEWEEGAQEIGIVGNEVDELGPTAREIEGRRRGTNLWDSQKEDEIEEYLRKKYADESVAARHFGDGGEEMSDEITQQTLLPGVKDPNLWMVKCRIGEEKSTVLLLMRKFITYQTSTEPLQIKSVVAPEGVKGYIYIEAYKQPHVKAAIENVGNLRMGIWKQQMVPIKEMTDVLRVVKEQTGLKAKQWVRLKRGIYKDDIAQVDYVDLAQNQVHLKLLPRIDYTRPRGALRTAQSESEALKRKKKRRPAAKPFDPEAIRAIGGEVTSDGDFLIFEGNRYSRKGFLYKNFTTSAIIAEGVKPTLSELERFEEAPEGVEIDLSGGPVSGNKEDTAVTHSFSTGDNVEVCEGELINLQGKIVSIDGNMIMVMPKHEELKEALEFQASELRKYFTMGDHVKVVAGRYEGDTGLIVRVEQNRVVLFSDLSMHELEVLPRDLQLCSDMATGVDSLGQFQWGDLVQLDAQTVGVIVRLERENFHVLSMHGKVIEARPQGLTKRRENRNAVALDSQQNTIQKKDIVKVVDGLHAGRGGEIKHLYRSFAFLHSRMFVDNGGIFVCKTRHLQLSGGNKSSIGSMTPVAGFMSPRIASPMHPSGGGFERGGGGGGRGRSRGGGVRRDRELIGTTIKITGGPYKGNVGIVKDATEATVRVELHSSCQTISVNRSHIANVSVPTKDGGFSSYNRTPAYVAGSQTPMYARDGSKTPMHGSQTPMYENGSRTPHYGSMTPSHDGSRTPGQSGAWDPAVTNTPARTNDFDGYSMEEGGSPGYAPGYPPTGGPFTPQTPGTMYGSEQSFSSYQPSPSPAGSATASPSPAGYVATPSPSGTGYTTSPHGAFATPSPMGYSPMTPGVAGSPYNPQTPGAGLDTGVGSGIIGGTEWHTTDIEVRIRDTHQDPALAGQQGVIRGISGGMCSVFLPVEDRVVNLVCEELEPVVPSRGDRVKVIIGEDREAVGTLLSIDNQEGVVKMSKEEVKMLHLRFLCKMKPANS, from the exons ATGCGCAGCGCTTCCCGGAGCAGAAGTCCGTCTAGATCGCGATCCAGGAGTTCGTCCAGGTCGCGATCACGGTCTCGATCACGATCTCGATCGGCGTCCAG cTCTGAGGATGGCAGAGGAGACGAGACGGAGGAAGCCAGGTCTGGAGATGAAGAACTGGAGGCAGTGGAGGCAGACGAAGAACCAGAAGTGGAGCCAGAAGAAGAACCAGAAG GAGAAGATTTGGATGGAAGCAGTGAATACgatgaagaggaagaggaggaagacgATGATAGGCctaggaagaagaagaaaaaagataaatacGGTGGTTTCATCATTGACGAGGCTGAAGTAGATGACGAAGTTGAAGATGACGACGAGTGGGAAGAAGGAGCCCAAGAAATTGGTATTGTGGGGAATGAAGTTGATGAACTGGGTCCAACTGCTAGGGAAATTGAAGGAAGACGAAGAGGCACTAATCTCTGGGA TTCTCAGaaagaagatgaaatagaagaaTACTTAAGGAAGAAGTATGCAGATGAGTCTGTGGCAGCTCGCCATTTCGGAGATGGCGGTGAAGAGATGAGCGATGAGATTACCCAGCAGACTTTACTGCCAGGTGTAAAAGATCCTAATTTGTGGATGGTGAAATGCCGTATTGGGGAAGAGAAGTCAACCGTGCTTCTGCTTATGCGAAAGTTCATAACATACCAAACATCAA cTGAACCTCTTCAAATTAAATCGGTCGTCGCACCCGAAGGTGTGAAGGGTTACATTTACATAGAGGCTTACAAGCAGCCGCACGTAAAAGCCGCTATTGAAAATGTGGGAAATTTGAGAATGGGTATTTGGAAACAGCAAATGGTACCGATCAAGGAAATGACCGATGTGTTACGTGTTGTCAAAGAACAGACTGGCTTGAAAGCGAAGCAATGGGTTAGGCTGAAGAGGGGCATTTATAAAGACGATATAGCTCAAGTTGATTACGTTGATTTGGCACAGAATCAGGTTCACTTGAAACTATTACCTAGAATTGATTATACAAGACCGCGCGGAGCTTTGAGAACAGCGCAAAGTGAATCCGAGGCGCTCAAACGGAAAAAGAAGAGACGACCAGCAGCAAAACCGTTTGATCCTGAAGCTATTCGAGCTATTGGCGGAGAAGTAACTAGTGACGGTGATTTCTTGATATTCGAGGGCAACAGATACAGCAGAAAGGG ATTTCTGTACAAAAACTTTACAACGAGCGCTATCATCGCGGAAGGCGTGAAACCAACTCTGTCCGAATTGGAAAGATTTGAAGAAGCTCCCGAAGGTGTTGAAATTGACTTAAGCGGAGGTCCAGTGTCTGGCAATAAAGAGGACACTGCTGTGACTCATTCCTTCAGTACTGGCGACAATGTGGAAGTGTGCGAGGGTGAATTGATCAACTTGCAAGGAAAAATCGTTTCGATAGACGGAAACATGATCATGGTAATGCCGAAACACGAAGAACTAAAAGAAGCATTAGAATTTCAAGCGTCAGAATTGAGGAAGTACTTCACCATGGGAGATCACGTTAAA GTTGTTGCAGGAAGATACGAAGGTGATACAGGCTTGATCGTTCGAGTAGAGCAAAACAGGGTGGTTTTATTTTCTGATCTGTCGATGCACGAGCTCGAGGTTCTTCCCAGAGATTTGCAACTCTGTTCCGACATGGCCACTGGTGTGGACAGCTTAGGTCAGTTCCAGTGGGGCGATTTAGTACAATTGGATGCTCAAACAGTCGGCGTAATCGTTCGCCTCGAGCGGGAGAATTTCCATGTTCTATCCATGCATGGAAAGGTAATAGAGGCTAGACCTCAAGGATTGACGAAACGTCGGGAGAACAGAAACGCGGTAGCATTGGATTCGCAGCAAAATACCATACAGAAGAAAGACATTGTGAAAGTAGTGGATGGCCTCCATGCTGGAAGAGGCGGCGAGATCAAACACTTATACAGAAGCTTCGCGTTTCTGCATTCACGGATGTTCGTGGACAACGGTGGAATATTCGTTTGCAAAACGAGACATCTGCAACTTTCCGGTGGGAACAAGTCCAGCATAGGTTCTATGACACCGGTGGCAGGATTCATGTCACCGAGAATCGCTTCGCCGATGCATCCTAGCGG AGGCGGTTTCGAAAGaggtggcggtggcggtggaAGAGGCAGAAGTCGCGGAGGAGGAGTGCGCAGAGACAGAGAGCTAATAGGCACCACCATAAAAATAACTGGTGGACCGTACAAAGGAAACGTTGGAATTGTGAAGGATGCCACAGAGGCGACGGTACGCGTGGAGTTGCACTCCTCCTGCCAGACTATCTCTGTGAACAGGTCGCATATCGCGAATGTCAGTGTGCCGACCAAAGATGGTGGCTTCAGCAGCTACAACAGAACACCAGCCTACGTTGCCGGCAGTCAGACTCCGATGTATGCCAGAGATGGGTCGAAGACGCCCATGCATGGTTCACAGACTCCTATGTACGAGA ATGGCTCCCGTACACCTCATTATGGCTCGATGACACCGTCGCATGATGGTTCACGCACACCAGGACAGTCGGGTGCCTGGGACCCGGCGGTCACTAACACCCCCGCAAGAACAAACGACTTTGACGGTTATAGCATGGAGGAGGGTGGATCTCCAGGTTACGCCCCGGGTTACCCTCCTACTGGTGGTCCGTTTACACCGCAAACACCTGGCACAATGTATGGGTCAGAGCAGAGTTTCAGCTCGTACCAACCGAGTCCTAGTCCAGCTGGTAGTGCGACAGCTAGTCCTAGTCCTGCAGGCTACGTTGCTACTCCATCACCTAGTGGTACCGGGTATACTACCAGCCCACACGGAGCCTTTGCTACTCCTTCACCGATGGGCTATAGCCCTATGACACCCG GAGTTGCAGGCAGCCCTTACAATCCACAAACACCAGGTGCTGGCCTGGATACTGGTGTCGGATCTGGCATCATAGGAGGAACCGAATGGCACACTACAGACATTGAAGTTAGAATTCGAGATACTCATCAGGATCCTGCGCTTGCTGGGCAACAGGGTGTTATTCGAGGAATATCC GGCGGCATGTGCTCTGTCTTCTTACCAGTGGAAGACAGAGTCGTAAACCTGGTCTGCGAAGAACTGGAGCCTGTGGTACCCTCGCGAGGTGACAGAGTCAAGGTGATCATCGGCGAAGACAGAGAAGCTGTTGGCACCCTACTTTCCATAGACAACCAAGAGGGCGTGGTGAAAATGAGCAAGGAAGAAGTGAAGATGTTGCACCTGCGAttcttatgtaaaatgaaacccGCGAACTCGTAA